From the genome of Campylobacter magnus, one region includes:
- a CDS encoding DUF2972 domain-containing protein has translation MSIEEICQIAQIEPSDENKEIIEKYTKHIIAWITSDEFKQNWAHKPFPPLINPAVMDYAGSDASHAWVLNLPLPKYYDFVVFGAHASGLHSAIPAFLYLCGCGLRTMYLREMDGQKDEHKGNKGNYIRMYDELVLAKQLKDRGDIKYAFLQLSDLCLDKDGVKFFSLVDASKALHVVKDPLEIIKSHSACPHRLEKLGFKDSDESVPLGVFLDTDPKEFAKNHIFYSSPNVKDWTIERPKMPDINSAEGWIMDGAQNFHNALMFALLKGSLKVVKLKQTNDFIGDKCFDTMKEVAEFLGIDAPKEQDRWLFEKRVSDYKHFLPLRVYANDEMSVFDGSNARKISFDKSAYYMDKVSKEVVENSVEFIISTAFSDLSARASDQDISELFELGDDVMRVFIRLKDAIKLLKNPNLLQKAKKYIKMLTNEIKEQAKIENTKKFKASDLLEYLEKHPKIAFDLKEILEQDLSVLMANKPEIIDGWQTYQDFLKLCEKLQKEQKDIELKPMMSNLSVCLALMDSRLVKSV, from the coding sequence ATGAGTATAGAAGAAATTTGTCAAATCGCCCAAATCGAACCTAGCGATGAAAATAAAGAAATAATTGAAAAGTATACTAAGCATATCATTGCTTGGATAACTAGCGATGAGTTTAAGCAAAACTGGGCTCATAAGCCTTTTCCACCGCTCATTAATCCAGCTGTTATGGACTATGCAGGCTCAGATGCCTCTCATGCGTGGGTACTAAATCTGCCGCTGCCTAAATACTATGATTTTGTAGTATTTGGAGCGCATGCTAGTGGCTTGCACTCAGCCATTCCTGCTTTTCTATATCTTTGCGGCTGTGGTTTGCGAACGATGTATCTAAGAGAAATGGATGGTCAAAAAGACGAACATAAGGGCAATAAAGGCAATTATATCCGCATGTATGACGAGCTAGTATTAGCAAAACAATTAAAAGACCGCGGAGATATTAAATATGCGTTTTTACAGCTTAGTGACTTGTGCTTGGATAAAGATGGAGTGAAGTTTTTTAGTCTTGTTGATGCTAGCAAGGCTTTGCATGTAGTAAAAGATCCACTTGAAATCATAAAATCACACTCTGCTTGTCCGCACCGCCTAGAAAAACTTGGCTTTAAAGACAGCGATGAGAGCGTGCCTCTTGGTGTGTTTTTAGATACTGATCCAAAGGAGTTTGCCAAAAATCATATTTTTTACAGCTCGCCTAATGTAAAAGACTGGACGATAGAACGCCCAAAAATGCCTGATATAAATAGTGCTGAGGGCTGGATAATGGATGGGGCGCAAAACTTTCATAATGCGCTTATGTTTGCTTTGCTAAAAGGTAGTTTGAAAGTTGTTAAATTAAAACAAACTAATGATTTTATAGGCGATAAATGTTTTGATACTATGAAGGAAGTGGCGGAGTTTTTGGGTATTGATGCACCAAAAGAACAAGATAGGTGGCTTTTTGAGAAGCGTGTGAGTGACTATAAGCATTTTTTGCCACTTAGAGTATATGCAAATGATGAAATGAGTGTGTTTGACGGCTCAAATGCTAGAAAAATAAGCTTTGATAAAAGTGCTTATTATATGGACAAAGTTAGCAAAGAAGTGGTAGAAAATAGTGTAGAGTTCATTATCTCCACGGCTTTTAGCGACCTTAGTGCTAGGGCAAGCGACCAAGATATCAGCGAGCTTTTTGAGCTAGGCGATGATGTGATGAGAGTGTTTATCCGCCTAAAAGATGCTATAAAGCTGCTGAAAAATCCTAATTTGCTCCAAAAAGCTAAAAAGTATATAAAAATGCTAACAAATGAAATAAAAGAACAAGCAAAGATTGAAAATACAAAGAAATTTAAAGCAAGTGATTTGCTAGAATATTTAGAAAAACACCCAAAAATTGCCTTTGATTTAAAAGAAATTTTAGAGCAAGATTTGAGTGTTTTAATGGCAAACAAACCTGAAATTATAGATGGTTGGCAGACTTATCAGGACTTTTTAAAACTTTGTGAAAAACTGCAAAAAGAACAAAAAGATATTGAGCTAAAGCCTATGATGAGCAATTTATCTGTTTGTCTAGCTCTTATGGATAGCAGACTTGTAAAGAGCGTTTAG
- a CDS encoding adenylyl-sulfate kinase has protein sequence MGQIIWINGLAGAGKTTTAKALVARLKELQKLGELKDDGVIYTDGDEFRTIFKSIGYSKEARIQGSKQRIALSIALAKQGFCVIDAAITLFNECYENNRKMCKEANIKYTEIFIDCPFEVLESRDQKGLYSGAKNGTQKDVVGVDIAYDIPNADVVLNGAGDVKQNIEQIVKYLGL, from the coding sequence ATGGGGCAGATTATTTGGATAAATGGCTTAGCTGGGGCTGGTAAAACTACTACTGCAAAAGCTCTGGTAGCTAGACTAAAAGAACTACAAAAGTTAGGCGAGCTAAAAGACGATGGTGTGATTTACACAGATGGCGATGAGTTTAGAACTATTTTTAAAAGCATTGGGTATAGCAAAGAAGCTAGAATACAAGGCTCTAAACAAAGAATAGCACTCAGTATAGCCTTAGCAAAGCAAGGTTTTTGTGTAATTGATGCTGCAATAACACTTTTTAATGAATGCTACGAAAATAACCGTAAAATGTGTAAAGAAGCAAATATAAAATATACTGAAATCTTTATAGACTGCCCATTTGAAGTGCTTGAAAGCAGAGATCAAAAAGGACTATATAGCGGTGCTAAAAACGGCACTCAAAAAGATGTAGTGGGCGTAGATATAGCCTATGACATACCAAATGCTGATGTAGTGCTAAATGGTGCTGGCGATGTAAAACAAAATATAGAGCAAATTGTAAAATATCTAGGTTTGTAG
- a CDS encoding IspD/TarI family cytidylyltransferase yields the protein MNIAVVLAAGSGSRIASDTPKQYIEILGKPILAYTLEIFETNKNIDAILVVTNDFDRVREICATYHISKLKWLCAGGDSFQNSVKNAVFELRDKIADDDIVVISFGVAPMTPQDDIDDAILVAKKYGNAISAKDIDLCTCIKDNEISSSKSILRESLKGFANPWAFKYAELFLAYEYAIEKGILEQIEPHTTSLYFELGKKIYFSKCTSAQAKITYKSDLELFEAWVRFKRT from the coding sequence ATGAATATAGCAGTCGTTTTAGCAGCTGGTAGTGGTAGCAGGATAGCTAGTGATACACCAAAGCAATATATAGAGATTTTAGGCAAACCGATACTTGCTTATACCTTAGAAATTTTTGAAACAAACAAAAATATAGATGCTATTTTGGTGGTAACAAATGATTTTGATAGAGTTAGAGAGATTTGCGCTACTTATCATATATCAAAGCTTAAATGGCTATGTGCTGGCGGGGATAGTTTTCAAAACTCGGTTAAAAATGCTGTATTTGAGCTAAGGGATAAAATAGCAGATGATGATATAGTTGTAATTTCATTTGGTGTGGCTCCGATGACCCCACAAGATGATATAGATGATGCTATCCTTGTAGCTAAAAAATATGGTAACGCTATAAGCGCAAAAGATATTGATCTTTGTACTTGCATAAAAGACAATGAAATTTCATCAAGTAAGAGCATTTTAAGAGAGAGCTTAAAAGGCTTTGCTAATCCTTGGGCTTTTAAATATGCTGAGCTATTTTTGGCTTATGAATATGCGATTGAAAAGGGAATTCTAGAACAAATCGAGCCGCATACGACTTCACTTTATTTTGAATTAGGCAAAAAAATATATTTTTCAAAGTGCACTAGTGCGCAAGCAAAAATCACTTATAAAAGCGATTTAGAGCTTTTTGAGGCTTGGGTTAGATTTAAAAGGACTTAA
- a CDS encoding phosphotransferase — protein MLNYKEFELLKDLLETSCIADIAKNSKYEVFEDENEINEIIKELSSRGYLENFILSKKALSELEKYKVKNAVILAAGGDEVSAKSVYSMPKGLFVKDNETLIERQIRQLHEVGIDDITIVIGYKQELFFFLEEKWGVKLLINPDIKKNNIYSLFIAKDKLSQTYILNSDNYFTQNPFSKYEYHAFHATVYKENTKNELFIEKNDFSRITKVFSGKNSGECVYGHAFFDNNFSKTFKKYLENQIDDFRVCMLFWEEFIYKNIKNLDLYAHKYNDDFVYEFDSISQIQNINTLFLDTVSQKINNTICAVFKCQKEDIKNIQILQKGLTNILFTFEIKDEKYIFRYPGDSSQFFIYRQNECVAQKIAASSGADGTFVYIDDSGMKISKYRQNCINLADIYYKDINFMKEVARKIRLFHEAGQARNDLERYFYDPVKECEKLFFEASKIKGNLFDIFKKEWQEIRLLQKYADMDGFKKTMCHNDINIDNILLSDEGIDIIDWEFAGFNDPGYDFGRVMAGLCYECDDARIDEILEAYFSRPASADEKLHFMAYSAIHNWYYVGWALYKESINESSRDWMIFFYKQSKKLLSWCLLRYEKKYKISREF, from the coding sequence ATGTTAAATTATAAAGAATTTGAGTTATTAAAAGATTTGTTGGAGACTTCATGCATCGCTGATATAGCAAAAAACTCTAAATATGAAGTGTTTGAAGATGAAAATGAAATAAATGAAATCATAAAAGAACTAAGTAGTAGAGGTTATTTAGAGAATTTTATTCTTAGCAAAAAAGCTCTTAGCGAACTAGAAAAGTATAAGGTAAAAAATGCTGTAATTTTAGCAGCTGGTGGGGATGAAGTATCTGCTAAGTCTGTTTATTCTATGCCAAAAGGACTTTTTGTAAAAGACAATGAAACCTTGATAGAAAGGCAGATTAGGCAATTACACGAAGTGGGCATTGATGATATTACAATAGTAATTGGATATAAACAAGAGTTGTTTTTCTTTTTAGAAGAGAAATGGGGCGTAAAACTGCTAATCAACCCAGATATCAAAAAAAATAATATTTATTCTTTGTTTATAGCAAAAGATAAACTAAGTCAAACTTATATTTTAAACTCTGATAATTATTTTACGCAAAATCCTTTTAGTAAGTATGAATATCACGCATTTCACGCTACTGTTTATAAAGAAAATACAAAAAATGAGCTTTTTATAGAAAAAAATGATTTTAGCAGAATAACTAAGGTTTTTAGTGGAAAAAATAGTGGCGAGTGCGTATATGGACATGCTTTTTTTGATAATAATTTTTCTAAAACTTTTAAAAAATACTTAGAAAACCAAATAGATGATTTTAGAGTTTGTATGTTATTTTGGGAAGAATTTATTTATAAAAATATAAAAAACTTAGATTTATACGCTCATAAATATAATGATGATTTTGTTTATGAGTTTGATAGCATTTCGCAGATACAAAATATAAATACTTTATTTTTAGATACTGTAAGCCAAAAGATAAATAATACAATTTGCGCTGTGTTTAAATGCCAAAAAGAAGATATTAAAAATATACAAATACTACAAAAAGGCTTAACTAATATTTTATTTACATTTGAAATAAAAGATGAAAAATATATTTTTAGATATCCGGGTGATTCTAGTCAGTTTTTTATATACAGACAAAACGAGTGTGTAGCACAAAAAATAGCAGCTAGTTCTGGTGCTGATGGGACTTTTGTCTATATAGATGATAGTGGGATGAAAATCTCTAAATATAGACAAAATTGTATAAACTTAGCAGATATTTACTACAAAGATATAAATTTTATGAAAGAAGTAGCTAGAAAAATTAGGCTTTTTCACGAAGCAGGACAGGCTAGAAATGACTTAGAGCGCTATTTTTACGACCCAGTAAAAGAGTGCGAAAAGCTATTTTTTGAAGCTTCAAAAATCAAGGGAAATTTGTTTGATATTTTTAAAAAAGAGTGGCAAGAAATAAGGCTTCTACAAAAATACGCCGATATGGATGGATTTAAAAAAACTATGTGTCACAATGATATAAATATAGACAATATCTTATTAAGCGATGAAGGTATAGATATTATAGACTGGGAGTTTGCTGGATTTAACGACCCTGGATATGATTTTGGTCGTGTTATGGCTGGGCTTTGCTATGAGTGTGACGATGCTAGAATTGATGAGATTTTAGAGGCGTATTTTAGCAGACCTGCTAGTGCTGATGAGAAGCTACATTTCATGGCTTATAGTGCTATACATAATTGGTATTATGTCGGCTGGGCTTTGTATAAAGAGTCTATAAACGAAAGCAGCAGGGACTGGATGATATTTTTTTATAAACAAAGCAAAAAGCTACTTTCTTGGTGCTTGCTACGATATGAGAAAAAATATAAAATTTCTAGGGAATTCTAG
- a CDS encoding murein hydrolase activator EnvC family protein encodes MIFRAFLLILAVCATLFAAGTTANKTQSTKQNLKTKAEQEKKLNKKLDELAKSILSGEENVKTTAEQISALSVQVKELESSAKAADASLNTLIAQNKDLVAEQKRIEASLLAIISKRFAYDLIVPKNYIESEESIISAEILNSLTKDSQNEVNKIAKDYSKTINSIKSQTDKIGAIKLDLAEFRSKQDKLIALQTKQKKDLAQLKSDKDSYEKELSAIQADQEELRKTLEKLAIIAKNEEEEKARAQQKAKLEEAKKAKNNEKLASQSQKTAKNDVRQVGSSYQMSQVKRYTGAKTIAPLEKFTLKQAFGDYTDPIYKIKIFNESVVLRSALSDAVVKNVLDGKVVFAKETSLLQKVVIVENKDGIHTIYAHLSKIAPTIKVGSRLKKGYVIGRVERDLTFEVTQKNYHINPMELIASK; translated from the coding sequence ATGATTTTTAGGGCTTTTTTACTTATTTTGGCAGTGTGTGCTACTCTTTTTGCTGCTGGGACAACAGCAAACAAAACTCAAAGCACCAAGCAAAATCTAAAAACCAAAGCTGAACAAGAAAAAAAGCTAAACAAAAAGCTTGACGAGCTGGCAAAAAGCATACTAAGTGGCGAAGAAAATGTCAAAACAACAGCCGAGCAAATCTCAGCCCTAAGCGTGCAAGTAAAAGAGCTAGAAAGCAGCGCAAAAGCAGCTGATGCCTCGCTAAATACACTAATAGCGCAAAACAAAGACCTAGTAGCCGAACAAAAACGCATAGAAGCGTCCTTGCTAGCTATCATCTCAAAGCGTTTTGCCTACGATCTAATAGTGCCAAAAAACTACATAGAAAGCGAAGAGAGCATTATCTCAGCTGAAATTTTAAACTCCCTTACCAAAGACTCACAAAACGAAGTAAACAAAATCGCCAAAGACTATAGTAAAACAATAAACTCTATCAAATCCCAAACCGATAAAATAGGTGCTATAAAGCTTGATTTAGCAGAATTTCGCAGCAAACAAGACAAGCTAATCGCCCTACAAACAAAGCAAAAAAAAGACCTAGCCCAGCTAAAAAGCGACAAGGATAGCTACGAAAAAGAACTAAGCGCTATCCAAGCTGACCAAGAAGAACTAAGAAAAACCCTAGAAAAACTAGCAATAATCGCTAAAAACGAAGAAGAAGAAAAAGCTAGAGCCCAGCAAAAAGCCAAATTAGAAGAAGCCAAAAAAGCTAAAAATAATGAAAAATTAGCTAGCCAAAGCCAAAAAACAGCCAAAAATGATGTGCGTCAAGTAGGCTCAAGCTACCAAATGAGCCAAGTCAAACGCTACACCGGTGCAAAAACCATAGCACCGCTCGAAAAATTCACGCTAAAACAAGCCTTTGGCGACTATACTGATCCTATATATAAAATCAAGATTTTCAACGAATCAGTCGTGCTTCGCTCGGCTTTGAGCGATGCTGTGGTAAAAAATGTGCTTGATGGCAAGGTAGTCTTTGCCAAAGAAACCTCTTTGCTACAAAAAGTAGTGATTGTAGAAAACAAGGATGGCATACACACGATATACGCGCACCTTAGCAAAATCGCCCCAACCATAAAAGTAGGCTCAAGACTAAAAAAAGGCTATGTGATAGGCAGGGTTGAGCGAGACCTGACCTTTGAAGTCACGCAAAAAAACTATCATATAAATCCAATGGAACTAATCGCCAGCAAGTAG
- a CDS encoding cell division FtsX domain-containing protein: MRSLKNHFGVILPLFVLLFAIEFSVVAGKILSDYESSMSDEYNIIAVSQKELSDEVFKSRIPSFKNAILLDAKPVLDRLKGQMSDKNLKELENSLPKFYSIKLNILPSPTFMAKIERDLLGIEGVSKVETFAKTHDKVYRMLVLFKAVAQGFTALIALMGITLIFKQMRIWLYEHRRRIEVMSDLGASFWLKASRLYKLAIGDSIVATALVCVIYIFAPSLLSSVLFSVGFSMPSIDIVKDAVILLAASVGISIITVSVVMLASKASYDF; this comes from the coding sequence ATGAGAAGTTTAAAAAACCATTTTGGCGTGATTTTACCTCTATTTGTGCTACTTTTTGCTATAGAGTTTAGCGTGGTAGCTGGCAAAATTTTAAGCGATTATGAAAGCTCAATGAGTGATGAGTATAATATCATCGCAGTTAGCCAAAAAGAGCTTAGCGATGAAGTTTTTAAATCTAGAATTCCTAGTTTTAAAAACGCAATTTTACTTGATGCTAAGCCTGTTTTAGACCGCCTAAAAGGGCAAATGAGTGATAAAAACCTAAAAGAGCTAGAAAATTCCTTGCCAAAGTTTTATTCAATCAAGCTAAATATTTTGCCTAGCCCTACTTTTATGGCAAAAATTGAGCGTGATTTACTAGGCATTGAAGGGGTTAGCAAGGTAGAAACTTTTGCTAAAACTCACGATAAAGTATATAGAATGCTAGTGCTATTTAAAGCTGTAGCTCAGGGCTTTACAGCTCTCATTGCGCTTATGGGAATTACACTGATTTTCAAGCAAATGCGCATTTGGCTTTACGAGCACAGGCGCAGGATAGAGGTTATGAGTGATCTTGGGGCTTCATTTTGGTTAAAAGCATCTAGGCTATACAAACTAGCCATAGGTGATAGTATAGTAGCGACTGCGCTGGTTTGTGTTATATATATTTTTGCTCCATCTTTGCTTTCATCTGTGCTTTTTAGCGTAGGATTTAGTATGCCAAGTATCGATATAGTAAAAGATGCAGTAATTTTGCTAGCTGCTAGTGTGGGCATTTCTATCATCACAGTTAGCGTAGTAATGCTTGCCTCAAAGGCTTCTTATGATTTTTAG
- a CDS encoding cell division ATP-binding protein FtsE, producing MQTIIEAKNLSICYEKSQPIIKNASFSINAKDFVFITGKSGSGKSTLIRSFYGALPCAGGSLRVCLKELNNISSSSLAKLRQKLGLIFQDFKLIDEWSIEKNVMLPLLIKGYSKNISKKQAQKMLKVVNLLHKADAYPMQLSGGEQQRVAVARALAHNPQLFLCDEPTGSLDEYSSEIIWKLLRSAREELNASIIVVTHRIPTNLRMSYRHFEIEDGKVIEIG from the coding sequence ACAATAATAGAAGCAAAAAATCTAAGCATTTGCTACGAAAAATCTCAGCCCATCATAAAAAACGCTAGTTTTAGTATAAATGCAAAGGACTTTGTGTTTATAACAGGCAAAAGTGGCTCTGGCAAAAGCACGCTAATTCGCTCATTTTATGGTGCCCTACCCTGCGCTGGTGGAAGTCTAAGAGTCTGCTTAAAAGAGCTAAATAACATAAGCTCTAGCTCGCTAGCAAAACTCCGCCAAAAGCTAGGGCTGATTTTTCAAGACTTTAAGCTAATTGATGAGTGGAGCATAGAAAAAAATGTAATGCTACCACTGCTTATAAAAGGCTACTCAAAAAATATATCAAAAAAACAAGCCCAAAAAATGCTAAAAGTAGTAAATTTACTTCACAAAGCAGATGCTTATCCTATGCAGCTCTCAGGTGGCGAACAGCAGCGAGTAGCAGTAGCAAGAGCACTAGCGCACAATCCACAGCTTTTTTTGTGTGATGAGCCAACTGGAAGCTTGGATGAGTACTCAAGTGAGATTATTTGGAAGCTACTTCGCTCAGCTAGAGAAGAGTTAAATGCCTCTATCATCGTAGTTACTCATAGAATTCCCACAAACCTACGCATGAGCTACCGCCACTTTGAGATAGAAGATGGCAAAGTAATAGAAATAGGCTAG